A segment of the Cohnella algarum genome:
TGTCCAGCGCGATCCGGCTGATCGCGAGCGTCTTCAAGTATTCTTCGGGCGTCGCTTTCTCCCGCTTCATGTTCGTGTTGTCCGGCTGGAACGTCCACGGGATAAACGCGAGGAACCCTTTCGACGGATAGCCGTTGTTCACGCATTCGTCCTGCGCGTCGCGGATGCGAAGCAAATGCAGCGCCCGCTCCTCCATCGATTCCCCGAAGCCGATGACCATCGTGCCCGTTGTCGTCATTCCGACCTTGTGCGCGGCGGTCATCACGTCCATCCAGTCGCGCCAGCTGCCTTTCAGGCGGCTGATCTTCTTCCGGGTGCGGTCGTCCAAAATTTCCGCTCCCCCGCCCGGCAGCGAGTCAAGCCCGGCTTCGTGAATTTGGCGCACGACTTCGTCCAGCGAGAGGCCGTTCGACACTTCTTTCATTTTGTGGATTTCCGCAGGCGAGAACGAGTGCATCGTAATTTGCGGGAATCTCGCTTTGATCTTGCGGAGAAGATCGAGATAGTAAGTAAACGGCAAGTTCGGGTTCGTTCCGCCCTGCATCAAAATTTCGGTGCCGCCGACGTCGACGGTTTCCTGGATTTTTTGCAGGATCGCTTCGTCCGGCAGAACGTAGCCTTCCTTCGAGCCCGGAGCGCGGTAAAACGCACAAAACCGGCAATAAACGTCGCAAATATTCGTATAGTTGACGTTCCGGCCGACGACGAACGTCGTGATCGGTTCGGGATGGTGCTTCAGCATGATCTGGTTGGCCGCGTGCCCCATTTTCTCGATTTCATCCGATTCGAACAGCGCGATAACGTCATCGAGCTGCAGTCGTTCCCCGCTTGCGGCCCGTTTCAAAATGGGATCTATCGTACTCATTTCGGTTTCTCCTCCCTCTTGCGCTTCTCTCTGGCCGAAAAAACGTTAACCGATTAACTCGTCTTGTTCATCGTAGCACAAATAAACCGCAGCAGCCACCACTTTCTAAAAGTAAGGGGCGGCGCCGCGGCTTGATAAACGCAATTATTCCGTCGATTCTAGAGCTTGCTGCAAATCCGCGATCAGGTCGTCCGCGTCTTCGAGACCGACCGAGTACCGCACGAGCCCGTCCGTAATTCCCCGGGCCAGCCGGACCTCCTTCGGCATCGCCGCATGGGACATCATCGCCGGGTAAGACAAAATGCTTTCGACCGCGCCGAGGCTGACCGCGACGAGCGGCAAGCGAACGCGCCCCAGCAGCCGGCGGGCCCGTTCTCCGTCGCCAACGTCAAACGACACGACGGCGCCGTACCCGAGCGATTGACGCTCGTGAACCTCGCGGCCCGGATGGCCTTCAAGTCCCGGGTAGTACACGCGCCCGACGGCCGGATGGGCTTGCAGCCACCGGGCCAGCTTGGCCGCCCCGCGCTCGCTCTCCGCCATCCGCACCCGCAGCGTCTTCATCCCCCGCATCAGCAGCCAGCTTTCCTGGGCGCCCAGGACGGTGCCCAGCCCGTTTTGCAGCTGCTTGACGCGGCGGCCGAGCGACTCGTCTCTCGTGACGATCAACCCGGCCAGCACGTCGCTGTGCCCGCCCAAAAATTTGGTCGCGCTGTGGATGACGACGTCAACCCCGAGCTCGATCGGACGCTGATGATAAGGCGTCATGAACGTGTTGTCGAGCATCGACAGCAGTCCGTTCTCTTTGGCCCAACCGGCGACTTCGGCGATGTCGGTAATTTTCAGCGTCGGGTTGGACGGCGTCTCGATGAACACCGCTTTCGTGTTCGGCCGGAGCGCCGCCTTAACCTGCTCGAAGTCGGTCATGTCGACGAACGTCGAGTCGATTTGCAGACGGTTCAGCACGGTCGTCAGCAATCGGTAGGTGCCGCCGTAAACGTCCTCCGTCACAATGACGTGGTCGCCCGCGGACAGCAGCAGAAAGGCCGTCGAGATGGCGGCCATCCCGGACGCGAACGCGAAGCCGTTCGCGCCTCCTTCGAGCAGGGCGATATATTCCTCGAGCGCTTCCCGCGTCGGATTGCCCGAGCGGCTGTAATCGTGCTTCGGAGGGTTGTCCAAATCGAAATGATGAAAGGTCGAAGCCTGGAAAATCGGAACGCTGGACGCCCCCGTCGTTTCGTCGATCTCCTTGCCGAAATGAATCAGCTTGGTCGCAAAGCGCGTCTCGTTCCGTTCGAAGTCGGATTCGGATTGTCTGCTCATGTTCGCGTTACTCCTTTCCGATTTCGCGAAGCGCCTCGCCGATCGCGTTGTCCAGGTCGGCGATGAGATCGTCGATATGCTCGATGCCGACCGAGAAGCGCAGCAGCCGATCGTCGACGCCGACCTTGCGGCGGATTTCCTCCGGAATGTCCGCGTGCGTCTGAACCGCCGGATAGGTGAGCAGCGATTCGACGCCGCCCAGGCTTTCCGCGAAGGCGATCAGCTTCAAATGGCGCAAAATCGGCTCGACCGTTCTCGCGTCCTTCATCCGGAACGAGAAAATGCCGGTATTGCCCGATGCCTGGCGCTTCTGGATCTCATGGCCGGGATGGTGGGGCAGCGCCGGATGGTACACTTCCTCGACGGCCGGATGCTCCTTCAGCCATTGCGCGAGCCGGACGGAATTGGATTCGTGCCGCTCCATCCGCAGCGCCAGCGTCTTCATTCCTCTCATCAGCAGCCACGAATCCTGCGGGCCGAGCACGGCGCCGATCGAATTGTGCAAAAACGCCATCTGCTCCGACAGCTCCTTGCCCTTGGTGACGATCAGGCCCGCCAGCACGTCGTTATGCCCGCCCAAATATTTGGTGGCGCTGTGGATGACGATATCGGCGCCGAGCTCGATCGGGCGCTGCAAATACGGCGTCAGCAGCGTGTTGTCGACGATCGTCAGCATGCCCTTGCGCTTGGCCCATGCGGATACCTTCGCAAGATCGGTGATCATCATGAGCGGATTCGTCGGCGTTTCGATGAGCACCGCCTTGGTCGCGGGCGTCCAATGAGCTTCCAGCGCGTCCATGTCGTCGGTGTCGACGTAAGAGGCGGAGACGCCGAAGCGGGACATGATTTTTTCCAGCAAGCGGTAGGTGCCGCCGTACAAATCGAGCGACACAATCAATTGGTCGCCCTGCCCGAACAAGGCGAAAATCGTTTGCAGCGCAGCCATTCCCGAGCTGCAGGCGAAGCCTGCATCGCCGCTTTCCAAATCGGCCGCGGCGGCCTCAAGCACCGATCTCGTCGGGCTTTTCGTGCGGGAATAGTCGAACCCGGTGCTCTGTCCGAGCTTCGGGTGGCGGAAAGCGGTAGCGTTGTAGATCGGATAGCTTACCGCCCCGGTCTGGGGGTCGTTTTGGGAACCGATTTGGGCCAAGCGGCTTTCAATGTTCATGAATGGTGGCTGCTCCTTCGCGCTATATTTAGATTCCTGCTCCGAGATCGTAAGGCGTTTCCTGGTAGACATAATAGTTCAGCCAATTGGAAAACAGCAGGTTCGCGTGCGCCCGCCACGTCGACAGCGGCAACCGGGACGGGTCGTTGTTCGGAAAATAATTTTGCGGCACGTCGATCCGCAGCCCCTTCGCCTTGTCGCGGTCGTACTCCCACTTCAGCGTCAGCGGGTCGTACTCCGAATGGCCGGTCACGAAAATTTGCCTGCCGTTTTCCGTGGCGGCGATGTATACGCCCGAATCTTCGGATTCGGACAGGATCTCGAGGCCCGGCACCTTCTCGATATCCTCGCGCCGCACCTCGGTATGGCGCGATTGCGGCACGTAAAACATCTCGTCGAACCCTCTGAGCAAGCGGACGTTGCGTTTGGCGATCGTGTGCGGGAACACGCCGAACAGCTTTTGCGGCAAATCGTGCTTCGGTACGCCGAAATGGTGATAAAGCCCCGCTTGCGCCGCCCAGCAAATGTGGAACGTCGAGGTTACGTTGCGGGCGCTCCAGTCCATAATGTCCTTCAGCTCTTCCCAGTACGTGACGTCCTCGAACGGAAGCTGCTCGACGGGAGCCCCGGTAATGATCATGCCGTCATACCGCTGATGGCTGATATCGTCGAACGTTTTGTAAAATGTTTCCAAATGCTCCGCCGACGTGTTTTTGGACGTATGGGTTTTCGGGTGAAGCAGGACGACCTCTACCTGCAGCGGCGTATTGCCGATCAGCCGCAGCAGCTGCGTTTCGGTCGTCTCCTTGGTCGGCATCAAATTCAGGATCGCGATTCGCAGCGGCCGAATATCCTGCTTGTAGGCTACGCTCTCATCCATGACGAATATATTCTCTCCGGCGAGAATTTCCTTGGCCGGCAAATGGTCGGGCACTTTAATCGGCATAGCTGTCAGCCTCCTTTGTCGTCGTTTGTGCATCATCGAACAGAAGAAAGGCCCTTTCCGGAGAAAGGGCCGTCGTCGGTAAAGGACCGTGCGCCTCTCTCATCTGTCAGAAACGCCGCGTCCGCGTCCGTTTCCGCAAGAATTAGCACCGTGCGTCGTCGACGCCGGTTGCCGGGCTTCATAGGGCTAGTCCCTCCGCCTGCTCTTGATAAGATGGCAAAACCTATTCGGTTGTAATCAAACTAATCCTAATTTACCCGAAAACGATACCATCGTCAAGCCGAATTCATCATCGGTCAGTGTCAAGCTAGCGTGGGCAGTCATTTAAGATGCCTGGAACGCGAACCCCGAAGGAACCTCTTCCTTGTAAGCGCTTTGCTTCGTTCTTTCATCAAACACAAGTGATTTGTCAGAATTTTTTGCCGTTATCCGCGAAGTGCTTTGAGTGCCATACCCGTTGTGCTGCTTTGCTTCGGTCCTTGCAGCATGCGAATCATTCCAGCGATACAACCCTTGACCGGTTGCGTCACGTTCTTGAGCAATTGCCGCATGTTTATCGACTGCTGCGGCGTTGCCTGCTTACTCGCTTGTCCTTCAACCGTTCTTACCACCGTGCCCGCTTCTTGAATCCTCATCATCGTCCTCAGCATCGCCCTGACGCCTCGCTCACTCCAACTGTACCCGCCACGCTTCGTCCGCTTGGCGAATATACGCATCTGCGATTCCGCGCTTCCCATCGGGCGCATACCGCTTGTGTCGATCCCCTTCGCCTGGAGTGTTTTTCGGTAGTCGTCCAAATGCTTCTCATGCCGCTTTAGAAATCTTTTATACGGCTTCCAATCCTTCCGGTTCTCTTCCGCTATCTCTTGCTCCGACACGCCTTCCAGGACCGCCATAAGCGCGGCTGCATCCTGTTTGGCCAAAGACCGTCTCACGGTCTCCCACACCTGCGGCAAATGACCAACAAAGCGTTTCAAATCACGCGCCACATGAAAGCGGTCCAGCATGTACAGACATTGGTGAAAGTAGGATGTACATTCCCCGATCCACGCCGCGCCGTCTCCGTTCACCACAAGCCACGTGTTCTCGTCGATTTCGTAACGCTCCACCAGAAAGTCCCCGAACCCTTCCCAGAAGTCGCCGCCGCTCGTATGCAGGTAATGCTGTTTGTTCTTCAGCTGTACCCGCTTGCCGTTCTTCTCCCAGCCTTCGTGTACGACTGCAATTGCGTTCTCCATCCCGCGCTTTTTGCTCCGCTGCAGCTTCGTGTACAGCCCATCCACTTCCACGAACAGCACGCGGGCAGCGCGCCGTTTCACCGCTGGCATCGGCTGTTGCGCACGCTCCATCAGTTTTTCCCTGATCGCTTGGTGGCTCAGCACATTGTAGCCCAAAAGCTGCTCCAGCCTCTTTGCGCTGTCCCGGTACGACGGTCCTTGGCTTGCGAATGCGATTGCTGTCTCTTCCAAATGCGGACTGACTTTCCCGCGCCCTTCGAATTGCAACAGCTGATCCAGCAGATACACGTGTTTGCCGCTTCTACGGTCACAGTACAATCTCCGCTTAAAGCGCACATTCCCGAACACTGTGTTGACGCTTGTTTCACGCTCGTCCTTTACTCGATAACGCTCTCGGTCCCGTTGCTCCAGGATCTGCTGATCCAGCGCCTCCAGTACCTGCTTCATCGCACGAGCGAATTCCTCCTGCATTTTCCGGAAAATCCATTGCTCAATCTCTTTCATCGTCGGCATTGTTGTGGTAAAGTGGCTCACAGGAGCTTCCTCCTTCTTGGTGTGTTGTGCGCAAACATCACTTTACCAAGGGAGAAGCTCTTTTTCTATATCCGCTTTTTCCAATTCCTACACCCACAGAGATTTTACACTATCTCATCATCGGCATCGTTTGCCGCCCGTCCGCAAATGTTTCTTGAAAGGGGCTTTGCGGGAGATTATACTTAGGACGGATTGCAGGCTTTATTTCGACACTTTTCGAAGGGGGGAGTCGGCCGTGGAAGGCGATCAGCCGGGACCCAGTAGCATTCGTTCGTCAACCCGCACAGAGCAGGACCGCAAGCCGTCGCGAAGGTTCCGCCGCCCGATTTCGCCGCGGCCGGCCCTTCCTTCTTTTGAACGATCGGCATTACGGCCTCCTGCATGATTTTCATGCAAAGGAGCGGATACCGATGAAAATCCGATTGGTAAACAAAGGCGTCTTTACGCCGGTGGAAGACGTACGCGCGGCGCTGACCCCGCCGGAGGACGGCTTTTACTGGATCGACGCGAACATCGAAGACCTTGTCGACCTTCAGCCGCTGTTCGGGCTGCACGATCTGGCCGTGGAGGACTGCATGACCGAGGAAGAGCAGCGGCCCAAGCTGGAGGTTTACGAAAATCATTATTTCATCGTCATCAACAGCATACGTTTCGACGACGAGGAAATTTTCCTCCGGGCGCTCAACATGTTTCTCGGACGGCACTATCTCATCACCGTAACGCGGCAAAAAATCAACGAGCTTCGTTCGATCAAGCCGATTCTGTGGGAGCAGGAAGTCAACAAGGCCGACCGGCTGCTTTATCATCTCGTCGACATCGTCGTAGACAATTACTTTCTCGTCGGCGACCGGATCGAAGCCCGCATCGACAGTCTCGAAGAGGACATTCTGATGCACTCGAAGAAATCGCACCTGACCGAAATCGTCGGTCTGCGAAGCGAAATTTTATGGCTGAAAAAGGTGCTCGGACCGCAGCGCGACGTCATCGGAGCGCTGAACAAGCGCGATCTCCGGCTCATCGACGACGAGCTGCAGAAGTATTTCGTGGACATTCACGAAAACGCGATTAAAATTTACGAAACGTTCGAGACGTACCGCGATTTGATGGGGAACTTGCGAGAAGCCTACCAGTCGAGCATCAACACGAGGGCCAACGAAATCATGCGCGTTTTTACCGCTCTTACGACGATCTTCATGCCGCTGACCTTCATTACGGGCGTTTACGGGATGAATTTCGATTATATTCCGGGCATGCACGAGGAATACGGCTCGATCGTTTTGCTCGTCATCATGGTTTTGATCGGGTTCGGCATGTTTTATTATTTTCGAAAAAGAGATTGGCTGTAACGGCGCAAACGGACCCCGGGCTTCCCGCCTCAGAAGCGGAAGCGCCGGGGTCCGCCGTTATCGTCTAGACCGCTTGCGCGCCCCGGCGATAACGGATCCGGACGAAGCGAACCTTTTCGTAGCAGCGTTCGGCTTCCCCGCCGCCTTCTTCCGTGACGCCGTAAATCCGCTTGACGAGCGGCTTCAAAAAGCGATCGCCCAAATCCTTCATCGCCTTGAGCGCGCCGTCGATTTCCGTCTGGGGCATGCCGGCCAGCTCCTTATCGACCAGCATCGACACGTCGTAGCCTTCCTCGTCCAGCTTCTCGATCCGCTCGATCAGCTGCCTTCGCGGCACATTCAACTCCCGCTCCAGCTCGTCCAACGTGTGCCCCTGGCGAATGCCGGCCAGCAGCTTGCGCTTTTCCCGGACGAGCGACAGACTTTTCCCGTATTTCTCCTCCTTCTGGCGGAACGTCCACTCGCTCCACGTGTTCAAATCGATTTTCCGCTCGACCCAATTCAGCGGAAACGAATGCTCCCGCGGCAGCGGCTTCAGCAATTCGAGCAGCTCCGATCCGTAGCGCTCGGTCTTTCTCGGGCCGAATCCCGGAATTTGCCCAAGCTCCTCCATCGTCCGCGGCACGTAAACGGCCAGCATTTGCAATTCGC
Coding sequences within it:
- the mqnC gene encoding cyclic dehypoxanthinyl futalosine synthase, giving the protein MSTIDPILKRAASGERLQLDDVIALFESDEIEKMGHAANQIMLKHHPEPITTFVVGRNVNYTNICDVYCRFCAFYRAPGSKEGYVLPDEAILQKIQETVDVGGTEILMQGGTNPNLPFTYYLDLLRKIKARFPQITMHSFSPAEIHKMKEVSNGLSLDEVVRQIHEAGLDSLPGGGAEILDDRTRKKISRLKGSWRDWMDVMTAAHKVGMTTTGTMVIGFGESMEERALHLLRIRDAQDECVNNGYPSKGFLAFIPWTFQPDNTNMKREKATPEEYLKTLAISRIALDNIPNFQSSWVTMGPEIGKLSLTYGANDFGSTMMEENVVSAAGTTHKVNIEACLRIIREAGKIPAQRNTQYEILKVYEENEHATKDFVMQN
- a CDS encoding trans-sulfuration enzyme family protein encodes the protein MSRQSESDFERNETRFATKLIHFGKEIDETTGASSVPIFQASTFHHFDLDNPPKHDYSRSGNPTREALEEYIALLEGGANGFAFASGMAAISTAFLLLSAGDHVIVTEDVYGGTYRLLTTVLNRLQIDSTFVDMTDFEQVKAALRPNTKAVFIETPSNPTLKITDIAEVAGWAKENGLLSMLDNTFMTPYHQRPIELGVDVVIHSATKFLGGHSDVLAGLIVTRDESLGRRVKQLQNGLGTVLGAQESWLLMRGMKTLRVRMAESERGAAKLARWLQAHPAVGRVYYPGLEGHPGREVHERQSLGYGAVVSFDVGDGERARRLLGRVRLPLVAVSLGAVESILSYPAMMSHAAMPKEVRLARGITDGLVRYSVGLEDADDLIADLQQALESTE
- a CDS encoding PLP-dependent transferase, with amino-acid sequence MNIESRLAQIGSQNDPQTGAVSYPIYNATAFRHPKLGQSTGFDYSRTKSPTRSVLEAAAADLESGDAGFACSSGMAALQTIFALFGQGDQLIVSLDLYGGTYRLLEKIMSRFGVSASYVDTDDMDALEAHWTPATKAVLIETPTNPLMMITDLAKVSAWAKRKGMLTIVDNTLLTPYLQRPIELGADIVIHSATKYLGGHNDVLAGLIVTKGKELSEQMAFLHNSIGAVLGPQDSWLLMRGMKTLALRMERHESNSVRLAQWLKEHPAVEEVYHPALPHHPGHEIQKRQASGNTGIFSFRMKDARTVEPILRHLKLIAFAESLGGVESLLTYPAVQTHADIPEEIRRKVGVDDRLLRFSVGIEHIDDLIADLDNAIGEALREIGKE
- the metA gene encoding homoserine O-acetyltransferase MetA, translating into MPIKVPDHLPAKEILAGENIFVMDESVAYKQDIRPLRIAILNLMPTKETTETQLLRLIGNTPLQVEVVLLHPKTHTSKNTSAEHLETFYKTFDDISHQRYDGMIITGAPVEQLPFEDVTYWEELKDIMDWSARNVTSTFHICWAAQAGLYHHFGVPKHDLPQKLFGVFPHTIAKRNVRLLRGFDEMFYVPQSRHTEVRREDIEKVPGLEILSESEDSGVYIAATENGRQIFVTGHSEYDPLTLKWEYDRDKAKGLRIDVPQNYFPNNDPSRLPLSTWRAHANLLFSNWLNYYVYQETPYDLGAGI
- a CDS encoding ISLre2-like element ISTco1 family transposase, whose translation is MSHFTTTMPTMKEIEQWIFRKMQEEFARAMKQVLEALDQQILEQRDRERYRVKDERETSVNTVFGNVRFKRRLYCDRRSGKHVYLLDQLLQFEGRGKVSPHLEETAIAFASQGPSYRDSAKRLEQLLGYNVLSHQAIREKLMERAQQPMPAVKRRAARVLFVEVDGLYTKLQRSKKRGMENAIAVVHEGWEKNGKRVQLKNKQHYLHTSGGDFWEGFGDFLVERYEIDENTWLVVNGDGAAWIGECTSYFHQCLYMLDRFHVARDLKRFVGHLPQVWETVRRSLAKQDAAALMAVLEGVSEQEIAEENRKDWKPYKRFLKRHEKHLDDYRKTLQAKGIDTSGMRPMGSAESQMRIFAKRTKRGGYSWSERGVRAMLRTMMRIQEAGTVVRTVEGQASKQATPQQSINMRQLLKNVTQPVKGCIAGMIRMLQGPKQSSTTGMALKALRG
- the corA gene encoding magnesium/cobalt transporter CorA; the encoded protein is MKIRLVNKGVFTPVEDVRAALTPPEDGFYWIDANIEDLVDLQPLFGLHDLAVEDCMTEEEQRPKLEVYENHYFIVINSIRFDDEEIFLRALNMFLGRHYLITVTRQKINELRSIKPILWEQEVNKADRLLYHLVDIVVDNYFLVGDRIEARIDSLEEDILMHSKKSHLTEIVGLRSEILWLKKVLGPQRDVIGALNKRDLRLIDDELQKYFVDIHENAIKIYETFETYRDLMGNLREAYQSSINTRANEIMRVFTALTTIFMPLTFITGVYGMNFDYIPGMHEEYGSIVLLVIMVLIGFGMFYYFRKRDWL
- a CDS encoding HRDC domain-containing protein, whose protein sequence is MEVVFLNRFERTAGLSDVERGQVFIGEEQGMWTAGWQELRDAETAERELWYEGASWEELLASFRYGIAKRMKDGFRPLLDSMLEDAPYWERTPALPGLLACYADLNDREKELEPLRQWRRAKSAEERRAAYLVATNRELQMLAVYVPRTMEELGQIPGFGPRKTERYGSELLELLKPLPREHSFPLNWVERKIDLNTWSEWTFRQKEEKYGKSLSLVREKRKLLAGIRQGHTLDELERELNVPRRQLIERIEKLDEEGYDVSMLVDKELAGMPQTEIDGALKAMKDLGDRFLKPLVKRIYGVTEEGGGEAERCYEKVRFVRIRYRRGAQAV